In Gammaproteobacteria bacterium, one DNA window encodes the following:
- the cas1e gene encoding type I-E CRISPR-associated endonuclease Cas1: MPRLSQSISFVYAENASINRKDQTVEIADSEGRSALPVASITSLLLGPGTSVSHRAMTTLADHGCSVVWLGQNGVRMYAAARPENRSSRLAERQAIAWANSTSRKRMGRRLYLTRFPGEKVAKLSIPQLRGREGVRVREAYRRASVLLGVEWDGRLYDRDDWSASDPINQALSTATACLYGVCHGAIVTLGLIPSLGFIHTGHYLSFVYDIADLYKVELAVPAAFEAVAEGASNLERAVRTRLRDYFGASRFLKRVSRDLVLLFSDDTDDAVLEQLQRGRDEIRLWDPDQGELAGGVNYGDDA, translated from the coding sequence CTGCCACGGTTATCGCAGTCGATCTCGTTCGTGTACGCGGAGAATGCCTCGATCAACCGCAAAGATCAAACCGTGGAGATTGCCGATTCCGAAGGGCGGTCGGCCTTGCCGGTCGCGTCGATCACATCACTCCTACTTGGTCCTGGGACGTCGGTCAGTCACAGGGCGATGACGACATTGGCCGATCACGGGTGCTCGGTGGTATGGCTCGGGCAGAACGGTGTGCGCATGTATGCCGCGGCGAGACCAGAGAACCGCTCAAGCCGACTAGCGGAACGCCAGGCCATTGCTTGGGCGAATTCCACATCGCGCAAGCGGATGGGTCGCCGTCTCTATCTGACCCGGTTTCCGGGCGAGAAGGTTGCGAAACTGTCGATACCCCAGCTTCGTGGACGCGAGGGTGTCCGCGTACGCGAAGCCTACCGACGTGCCAGTGTCCTCCTTGGTGTGGAGTGGGATGGCCGGCTGTACGACCGGGACGACTGGAGCGCCTCGGACCCAATCAATCAGGCGTTGTCGACGGCAACGGCGTGCCTGTACGGCGTTTGTCACGGCGCCATCGTCACACTGGGGCTCATCCCATCGTTGGGATTCATTCACACTGGGCACTACCTGAGCTTCGTCTATGACATCGCTGACCTATACAAGGTTGAACTCGCCGTGCCCGCCGCGTTCGAAGCGGTGGCGGAAGGTGCTTCGAATCTTGAACGGGCGGTTCGGACTCGGCTCCGTGACTACTTCGGTGCATCTCGGTTCTTGAAGCGTGTGAGCAGAGACCTAGTCCTGTTGTTCTCAGACGACACCGACGACGCCGTGCTCGAGCAACTACAGCGTGGCCGAGACGAGATCCGGCTGTGGGATCCGGA